The following are encoded in a window of Sinorhizobium sojae CCBAU 05684 genomic DNA:
- a CDS encoding ABC transporter permease, whose amino-acid sequence MSGLFAAIYSGLAWIISILDPFCGPVGIFNLFGSDTVLACGDTGWGDEIAYGFLVTASLAIATLPVGLTAGFFIALAKQSEERSLRLAANIYTTIFRGLPELLTLFIVYYGLQILVQQFLAGIGYEGPVEINAFVAGMIALGVVFSAYCSEVLFSAFKAIPQGQYEAGDALGLHRGATMRLVVLPQLVRIALPGLGNLWMALLKDTALVSVIGLPDILRQTGIAARVTKQAFEFFGLACILFLILAMLSSVAFSAIERRTKRAEMAR is encoded by the coding sequence ATGAGCGGGCTGTTTGCCGCCATCTACTCCGGTCTCGCCTGGATCATATCGATCCTCGATCCGTTCTGCGGTCCGGTCGGCATCTTCAACCTTTTCGGATCGGATACAGTGCTTGCCTGCGGCGATACCGGCTGGGGAGATGAGATCGCCTATGGCTTTCTGGTCACCGCAAGTCTGGCGATCGCCACGCTGCCCGTCGGTTTGACGGCCGGCTTCTTCATTGCACTCGCCAAGCAGTCGGAAGAGCGGTCACTGCGGCTTGCGGCCAACATCTATACGACGATCTTCCGCGGCCTGCCCGAGCTTCTGACCCTGTTCATCGTCTATTATGGCCTGCAGATTCTCGTGCAGCAGTTCCTTGCCGGCATTGGCTATGAAGGGCCGGTCGAGATCAACGCCTTCGTCGCCGGCATGATTGCGCTCGGCGTCGTTTTTTCGGCCTATTGCTCGGAGGTGCTGTTCTCCGCCTTCAAGGCCATTCCCCAGGGGCAGTACGAGGCGGGGGACGCGCTCGGCTTGCATCGCGGCGCCACGATGCGGCTCGTCGTCCTGCCGCAGCTGGTGCGAATCGCCCTTCCCGGCCTCGGCAATCTCTGGATGGCTCTGCTCAAGGATACCGCACTCGTCTCGGTCATTGGCCTGCCCGACATCCTGCGCCAGACCGGCATTGCGGCGCGCGTCACCAAGCAAGCCTTCGAGTTCTTCGGCCTTGCCTGCATCCTCTTCCTGATCCTGGCGATGCTTTCGTCGGTCGCTTTCTCGGCGATCGAACGCCGGACCAAACGAGCGGAGATGGCGCGATGA
- a CDS encoding ABC transporter permease: MSIAETMIPPQAPPPAPPKPYTLSRFLGSVTLGIWLAVAVGIFLTVVNGWDPEKFERYGPSFLSGLGVTLALVGSSILLGAILSLPVALGRMSKNKLWSWLAYAYVYFFRGTPLITQLFLVYYGLGSFRPQLETVGLWWFFRDAWNCALFTFTLNTAAYQAEILRGAIQSVPRGQHEGAASLGLPQRVAFLKVILPQAMIVALRPYGNEIVLMIKGSAIVAIVTVFDLMGETRRAYSRTFDFQMYIWAAALYLIMVELLRNVWAWLEARLTRHLKR; encoded by the coding sequence ATGAGCATTGCCGAGACCATGATCCCGCCGCAGGCCCCGCCGCCTGCCCCACCCAAACCCTATACTCTTTCCCGCTTCCTCGGCAGCGTCACGCTCGGCATCTGGCTGGCGGTCGCCGTCGGCATTTTCCTCACCGTCGTGAATGGCTGGGACCCGGAAAAATTCGAGCGCTACGGCCCCAGCTTCCTTTCCGGTCTCGGCGTGACGCTGGCGCTTGTCGGCTCGTCGATACTGCTGGGAGCAATCCTGTCGCTGCCCGTGGCGCTCGGGCGCATGTCGAAGAACAAGCTCTGGTCCTGGCTCGCCTACGCCTATGTCTACTTCTTCCGAGGCACGCCGCTGATCACGCAGCTCTTCCTTGTCTATTATGGCCTCGGCAGCTTCCGCCCACAGCTCGAAACCGTCGGGTTGTGGTGGTTCTTCCGCGATGCCTGGAACTGCGCGCTTTTCACCTTCACGCTGAACACCGCCGCCTATCAGGCCGAGATCCTGCGCGGCGCGATCCAGAGCGTACCGCGCGGCCAGCACGAAGGCGCGGCCTCCCTCGGCCTGCCTCAGCGCGTCGCCTTCTTGAAAGTGATCCTGCCGCAGGCGATGATCGTCGCCCTGCGCCCCTATGGCAACGAGATCGTCCTGATGATCAAGGGCTCGGCGATCGTCGCGATCGTCACCGTCTTCGACCTGATGGGCGAGACGCGGCGCGCCTACTCGCGCACCTTCGACTTCCAGATGTATATCTGGGCAGCAGCGTTGTACCTCATCATGGTGGAATTGCTGCGCAACGTCTGGGCTTGGCTCGAAGCCCGGCTGACGCGGCATCTGAAACGCTGA
- a CDS encoding usg protein has translation MTNDMELQLKGYGLTTAQILYRLPDHPALLQTYIWQHYDIAPDFPEMRNFLKFWQEELDGPLHSVRYVHRKLISASEWRALKGEFILH, from the coding sequence ATGACGAACGACATGGAACTGCAGCTCAAGGGTTACGGCCTGACGACGGCCCAGATCCTTTATCGGTTGCCCGATCACCCGGCTCTCCTGCAGACCTATATCTGGCAGCATTACGACATCGCGCCGGATTTTCCGGAGATGCGAAACTTCCTCAAGTTCTGGCAGGAAGAGCTGGACGGGCCTTTGCACTCGGTACGGTACGTGCACCGCAAGCTCATATCGGCCAGCGAGTGGCGGGCGCTGAAAGGCGAATTCATTCTCCACTGA